The following nucleotide sequence is from Sphingomonas swuensis.
TGGGACACGCGGCTGCTGTTCGAGCCCGGGCGGCTGATCGTCGGCAATGCCGGCGTGCTGCTCACCCGGGTGGTGCGGGTGAAGCCTGGCGCGCGCGACCCGTGGCTGATCGTCGATGCCGGAATGAACGACCTGATGCGCCCGGCGCTCTACGATGCCTATCATCGGATCGAAGCGGTGCGCCCGACCGGGCACCGCTCGACCGTCAACGTCGTCGGCCCCGTCTGCGAAAGCGGCGACACCTTCACCATGGGCCGAGAGATGGACGAGGTGAGCGAAGGCGACCTGATCGTCTTCCGCACCGCAGGCGCCTATGGGGCGACGCTCGCCAACAGCTACAACAGCCGGCCGCTGACGCCCGAGGTGCTGGTCGACGGCCAGCGGTGGGCCCTGGTCCGCAGGCGTGTCGACGTGGATGCGCTGGCAGCCGTGCAGGATCTCGCCTGGGAAAATCCGGCAGACTGACGGACTGAGGCGCGGCATTGTGGTCGCGGCGCTTGCCGCTTAGCGTGGCGCGGAGAAGTCGCTGGAGGTATTGCGATGGAGCTTGCGGTGGTATTCGCGGCGGCACTGATCGGGACGCCTTCGAGCTCCGAACCTCTCCAGCCGGTAAGCTCCACGCCGCCGCAGCAGATTGTCCTTCCGATCGTCCAGCCCGGCTGCGAGCGAAGCACGGACGCGGACGTGGTGACCGTCTGCGGTCGCAAGGATCGCCGCTACCGGATCGACACTTCGACCCTGCAGACGCTCCGGACCATCGAGGATCGCGACGATCCGGGCAAACGGCCACGCCCGAACGCGATCACGCAGAGCTGCAGCGGGATCGGACCAATGGCCAATTGCAGTGGCGACATCCCGGTAAGCGCCATGGCGCTCCGGGCGATCGGCCTGGCGGTGAAGGCCATCCGCGGAGAGGATCTGCGGCCGGCCCTTCGCCAGGGTCCTACCGACTATGAACTTTACCAGCGCGCCAAGGCCGCGGAAGAGGAGAAGGAATAAGCCCGGCAGGCGCGATGGCCCGCCGGGCATGCAGCCTCAGAGCTTCTCGGTCAGTTCCGGGACCAGCTTGAACAGGTCGCCGACCAGGCCGACGTCGGCGATCTGGAAGATCGGCGCTTCCTCGTCCTTGTTGATGGCGACGATGACCTTGGAGTCCTTCATGCCCGCGAGGTGCTGGATCGCGCCCGAGATGCCGACCGCGACGTAGAGCTCGGGGGCGACAATCTTGCCGGTCTGTCCGACCTGATAGTCGTTGGGGGCATAGCCCGCATCGACCGCGGCGCGGCTGGCACCGACCGCGGCGCCGAGCTTGTCGGCAAGCGGATCAATCAGCGCGTGGAACTGGTCCGACGAGCCCAATGCACGGCCACCCGAGACGATGATCTTGGCGCTGGTCAGCTCGGGCCGCTCGCTCTCCGAGGCTTCCATCGAGACGAAGCTCGACACGGCGTTCGAGATGCCCGCATCGACATTCTCGATCTCGGCGTTACCCGAGCCGCGCTCGGCCTTGGTGAAGGCGGTGCCGCGGACGGTGATGACCTTCTTGGCATCCTTCGCGCGGACGGTGGCGATGGCGTTGCCGGCGTAGATCGGGCGCTGGAAGGTGTCGGGGCCCTCGACCGCGATGATGTCGCTGATCTGGGCGACGTCGAGCAGCGCCGCGACGCGCGGAGCAATGTTGCGGCCGGTCGTGGTGGAGCTGGCGAGGAGGACGTCGTGCATCTCCATAAGCCGAGCGACGAGCGGGGCGACGCTTTCGGCAAGCTCATGGTCAAGGCCGGCGTCGGCGGCGACATGGACCTTGCCAATGCCGGCGATGGTCTTCGCATCCTCGGCCGCGGTGGCGGCATCGGAGCCGATCAGCAGCAGATGCGCTTCGCCGCCCAGCTTGGCGGCGGCGCCGAGGGTGGCGAGCGTGCTATCCTTGACCTTGCCGTTGGCGTGCTCGCCGAGAACCAGGATCTTCATGCGACAACTCCGAGAGACTTGAGCTTGGACACCAGTTCGTCGACCGAGCCGACCTTGGCACCGCCGACGCGCTTGGCCGGCTCGGCGACCTTGAGCGTCTCCAGCCGCGGCGCGATATCGACGCCATAGTCGGCCGGGGTCTTGGCCGCGAGCGGCTTCGACTTGGCCTTCATGATGTTGGGCAGCGAGGGATAGCGGGGATCGTTGAGGCGAAGGTCGGTGGTGACGATCGCCGGCAGCTTGATCGCGACCGTCTCGAGCCCGCCGTCGACTTCGCGGGTGACGTTGGCGGTGTCGCCGCTGATCTCGACCTTCGAGGCGAAGGTGCCCTGGCCGTAGCCGGTCAGCGCGCCGAGCATCTGCCCGACCTGGCTCGAATCGTCGTCGATCGCCTGCTTGCCGAGGAGCACGACCTGCGGCTGCTCTTCCTCGACGATCTTGGCGAGGATCTTGGCGACGCCGAGCGGCTCGACCTCGTCGTCGGTCTGGACGAGGATGCCGCGGTCGGCACCCATCGCGAGCGCGGTGCGGATCGTCTCCTGCGCCTTCTGCGGGCCGACCGACACGACCACGATCTCGGTCGCACCGGCCTTTTCCTTGAGGCGGATAGCTTCCTCGACGGCGATCTCGTCGAAGGGATTCATGCTCATCTTGACGTTGGCGAGATCGACGCCGGTGCCGTCCATCTTCACCCGCGGCTTCACGTTGTAGTCGATGACGCGCTTGACTGCGACGAGTACCTTCATTTCCGTCCCTCTTCTTCGTCATGCCGGGCTTGACCCTGCATCCGCCTGACCTTTCCTCTAACGATCTCGGAAGAAAGGCGGACCCCGGCTCAAGGCCGGGGTGACGGTTGGATTGTTCAGGC
It contains:
- a CDS encoding electron transfer flavoprotein subunit alpha/FixB family protein produces the protein MKILVLGEHANGKVKDSTLATLGAAAKLGGEAHLLLIGSDAATAAEDAKTIAGIGKVHVAADAGLDHELAESVAPLVARLMEMHDVLLASSTTTGRNIAPRVAALLDVAQISDIIAVEGPDTFQRPIYAGNAIATVRAKDAKKVITVRGTAFTKAERGSGNAEIENVDAGISNAVSSFVSMEASESERPELTSAKIIVSGGRALGSSDQFHALIDPLADKLGAAVGASRAAVDAGYAPNDYQVGQTGKIVAPELYVAVGISGAIQHLAGMKDSKVIVAINKDEEAPIFQIADVGLVGDLFKLVPELTEKL
- a CDS encoding electron transfer flavoprotein subunit beta/FixA family protein, coding for MKVLVAVKRVIDYNVKPRVKMDGTGVDLANVKMSMNPFDEIAVEEAIRLKEKAGATEIVVVSVGPQKAQETIRTALAMGADRGILVQTDDEVEPLGVAKILAKIVEEEQPQVVLLGKQAIDDDSSQVGQMLGALTGYGQGTFASKVEISGDTANVTREVDGGLETVAIKLPAIVTTDLRLNDPRYPSLPNIMKAKSKPLAAKTPADYGVDIAPRLETLKVAEPAKRVGGAKVGSVDELVSKLKSLGVVA